The segment TGGATGATTCTAAAAAGCAATTCTTTGATTTTCAAAACAAACCCCAATAGTTCTTCAAAGCATAAACCCCCTCACTGTACATACAATTTATAAGTCTGTTTTCCGTTTATTATGGGGTAGGTAAAATGCAGTTGCGTGTCGTTACAAGTCAAATATGAAAATAAGCTCTTCTATTTGTTACATGAATAATCATTTTACAGAGGGAGGATTTATATGGTAGTAACACCGGGGATTGAGGATTTACCTTATATTACGCAAGACAATGGAACAAAATTTTTCACTTTGATTGCTGAAGAAATAACGTGGGAGCTTGTGGATGGTATTTTTGTTAAAGCATGGGGTTATAACGGTTCTACACCTGGTCCTACGATTCGGGTTTTTCCTGGAGATCATGTATGCATTCGCGTTATTAATCGTTTACCTGAAAAAACGAGCGTTCATTGGCACGGTTTAATCGTACCTAATAATATGGATGGTGTCCCTCCAATCGAACCTTCCCCATTTATTGAACCAGGGCATTATTTTGATTATCATTACACTATTATCAATCCCCCGGTACGTATATGTATCATTCTCATGTCAACGTTGCTGTCCAAGATAATGCGGGGCTATTAGGGGGCTTTATTGTTGAAGATCCAAACATGCAAAACATCCCGAAAACTCGAGATTATCTTTGTTTATTGCAAGAATGGGCTGTTGATGCGCTTCCTTGGGGCGATTTAACAAAAGGAATATATAACCTTACTTTTATAAAACCCGAATCAAACTTTTTTACAATCAACGGAAAATGCTATCCTTTTACGAAACCTTTACTTGTAGCATACGGTGATACCGTTCGCGTACGTTTTGGCAATATTCAAATGCACCACCATCCGATGCATTTACATGGTCATCAGTTTCGGGTTGTTGGTGCAGATGGCTTTCCGATTGCTGAGCATAATCAAATTTGTAAAAATACAATTCTTGTTGCTTCGGGGGAAACATGGGATATAAGCTTCCTCGCGAATAATCCCGGGATTTGGCCATTCCATTGTCATATGCCACACCATGTCACAAATAATGGTGCACCTGGCGTAGGGGGAATGTTTATGACGGTTGATTATTGTTAAATGATATGTCGTTGCTTTTGAAGGAATCATGACGCCAGTTTACAAACTTATTATTGATTTCTAAAATCAAATTTATCTTTCTCCGACAGAAGACTCCACCTGATTCGTGTTGCGGATAAAGCCCAACGATTCAGGTGGAGATGAATGTCGGTTGGCGTTAGCCGAAACGTTTGTTCTGTGTTAAAATAATACGATACGTTGTTCCTTGATAACTGGATAGAGGGGGTTGTGACAAGAAAAAGCTTTGTCACGTAAAATATCCAAGCACCTGTGAAAAACATGTAAAACCGTTGCTTAGGCACGGTCTAGTGGGTGCGTCAACCATCCCTTGTGTACTCGACTTGTCGGGGCTTGTACAGCTCTTCTTAGGGTGGTGCAAGTGGTACGTTAAGTGCCGACCAAAAACAGTGATTTGAAAATCGTCACTCAGAGCGTCACTCGTCTCTCAGACGGAAAGACCTGAACTGGCGTTTTCAAGCCCCTACTGAAATGCTTTACCTCAGTGGGGGTTCGTTGACTTGCCTCGAATATTTTCATGAAACACCCCTTCTGTTACTCTTCATTTCACTTACAAAATCCCCTAGTAAAATATGAAACGGTAGTGACCGCTAAAGAGAATAACACCCATAATTATACAACAACTACCAAATTTGTAGTTGTACAAAATTCATTAACCTTTCTATAAAATTACTCATTTAAGTGTAGCTTTTTAATACAGTTCGATTAAAAGTAAGTTGCAAACGCTCTGATTTTATGCAGAAAGAAACCCACTATTTTGAAACAAAGTTTGATCAAAACAGTTGGTTTCTTTATTTATATAAGTTAAACAAAAGATTCTATCCTTATAATGTAAATATTTCAATAAAACTTCTAATAAAGTATTTGCTAGATTAGGCTGGCTAAGCACATGAGGCGCACAGCTTTGTTACACAAATCTGTACGACTCATCTGTGTGCTTTGTGCAAGGCCAGCCCGGTATAAAGTTTTCCGTTCTAAAAAATCTTCCTCAATCGAGTGCGTCGCTGCCGTGGGAGGCGACGTATTCTTAGTCAGATTTTCATTTTAATAGGATGCTGGTTTCATATGTTCAACATATATAGTTTGGTTTTTATAAAGATGTTTGATTATTTCGGGATGCGAATATTCAATTAAAACCCGCGTTAGCCATCCATGAAACGCATAATTCACCGCTTCACCACAGAAAATGAAAGATTATTACGTTCTTTCATGGGGGGAAAGATGACTTAATCCTATTAAATATTTAAAATACATCGAAATCGTTCCACACCTGGATATTTTTCACCTAAACTCGTTATCTCAAATCCATAATTTTCATAAAAATTCACAGCATCTTTATCGGTTTCAGCAAACATAAAAGACAAAGAATATTTCCCCAAAATATAGCTAATCATTTTACTCCCAATACCCATTCCTCTATGATTTGGAGATACTGCGATATGTTTTATTTCACAACTCTTTGGACTAAAAAATTCTATACCAATACAACCAGCAAACTCAGTTTCAAGGTCATATCCATATAACTCTCTTACTGGAGATTGCATATATAATTCATATTCTTTCTCGACATTCTTTTCAGAGGTTGCGAAGGATAAAAGTTCCCTTATATTAGGTTGAATAGATATCGATTTAATTTCTTTCATAAAATACGTCCCCTCTTGTATTAAACTGCCCACTTAGTTTAAGTGTAACATTTCACAATGCATATCTGAGATCAACTTAATGTTTTGAACATAATAAATTGACCATCAAAATGATGGCCATATTTTGCTAAAGCACTCCGCTAGTTCAACAAGAACAAAGAGGTGCTTATTAAACAATAGCGCCCTATTCTTTAATTAAAAACGCTTTTTATAGAGAGAATACAATAATACCAATTGAACAATAAACCAGACCAACAATAGGTACATTATTTTTTCTAATTCAACAAATAAGACGAAAAATGTATTGGGAATAGAGCAAATAACAGCAGCAATCATTAATTTCCACGAGACCTTTTTTAAAGCATACCCCGTAAATACAATTGATAAAGCTAATAAAACCCATAACCATAACACGACATACCAATACAACAGCATTTTTTCCCCTCCATACTTCTTTTATCTAATACGGTTAATAGTGAAAACTACACCATAAATTACAGGGCGTTAACTTCACTATTCATTATAGCCTTGTCAAAATACACTACCCCCTTTAGGTCAACTGCGTAAGCAACTCAACGATCTTTCACTAAAACTCCCGTTCGTTTAAGTGATATTACGCACATAGTGTTGTCATACTATAATGGGAAGTAGCGATTTATAATCTCCATAAGTCGTTCTGAATTCTCCGATGAGACACTCTCAGATAATCTTGCACCTGCAATGATAGGAGCCCAATGAAAAACCTCAGACCTTACAAGTCCACTCTTTTCACAATAAAGTCGCAAATACATATCAGCTAATTCGGACGAAAATTGAGAATATAAAAGATAGGTCCGATATATATCAGCACGAATATCACCTGCACTCGAATCAACCCAATCTATAACTACCACTTTGTTATCTGTCATAATCAAATTAAATAAATGAAAGTCACCATGACAGAGCCTATTCTCGTATGTAAATGAATCCAATTTCTTTAATAAATAAGATTTTTGTCTTTTATTTAATTTATTCGCAGTTTCAATTTGACGGTGTAATTTTTCATACATTAGTTCGATTGAATCTGGAATAATGCTATGAATTTCAAGTTGCATTTCGACTGAAATATCCATGTAGTATTCTGCCTTTTCTTTATCTTTCAACATTAAATCTCCTAATGTTTCTCCCTTAACATATTCCATTATGATTGCTTGTTCTCCGTTTATCTTAGTAACCTCTAAAATCTTGGGTACAGAAAGTCCACATGAGTAGGCATATTTTTGTTTTTTTGCTTCATTTATAGATTCTGTATCTGGCAAAAAATCGTTATAAACTTTTACTATTTTGTTATCGGAAAGATAAATTTTCGCAGTATTTCCTCTTGCTATTGGATTACCTAAAATCATTGGCTTCTCTCCCTACATTTTTAAATAAACTACCCTGTTAGTTTAAGTGCATTTCTTCACAATCGTTATAGTTACATTAACATAAATATCCAATAAAGAATCGACAATTATCTAAGAAATTTACAGGGGCTTGATGATTTTAATCAAACTTTATTACAAATTATCGTTCTTTATTATAAATAATCAATCTTTATTACAAGCTACATTGGGAATAAAAGCTTTAATGTTATTGATTCATCTTTCTAAATTTAGCCATCTTCTTGCTCTTTTGGTCAAAAAAACACCCTTTTAGATAAAGTTCATCTAAAAGGGTGTCTCATCACATTTTTTATAAACGTTGCGAATTTATTTTATAATCCACATTTCAGCTGCGCACCACAGTTTGTACATGTGTTACAGCCGCCCATTTCCTCTACCGTACCTTGACGGCATACTGGACATGTGTTTCCTACTTCAGAACCGATTGTTACATCTGTATCTGCCAGTGGTTTAATTGTATCTACTAATACAACTTGACGCTTTACTACTACTTCTTCTTGCTTTAACTCTTCAAATTCCATTTGCTCATCCGAGTTCGCTTCTTCGGCTTTTAACGTTAGTACTTGTGAATCACGTGAACCGTCCACGTAAACTGTACCACCTTTTGCTCCACCTTTATATAAGCGCTCGTACACATTTTGCACTTGCTCTACTGTATAACCTTTTGGCGCATTCACCGTTTTCGAAATTGATGAGTCAATCCAGTTTTGGATAATACATTGAACATCGGCATGTGCTTCTGCTGATAATTCCATTGAAGCTTTAAACCAGTTTGGTAAATTATTTTCATCTACACCTGGGTTTGCTTCTAAATATTCT is part of the Solibacillus sp. FSL K6-1523 genome and harbors:
- a CDS encoding GNAT family N-acetyltransferase, whose amino-acid sequence is MKEIKSISIQPNIRELLSFATSEKNVEKEYELYMQSPVRELYGYDLETEFAGCIGIEFFSPKSCEIKHIAVSPNHRGMGIGSKMISYILGKYSLSFMFAETDKDAVNFYENYGFEITSLGEKYPGVERFRCILNI
- a CDS encoding multicopper oxidase domain-containing protein, which encodes MVVTPGIEDLPYITQDNGTKFFTLIAEEITWELVDGIFVKAWGYNGSTPGPTIRVFPGDHVCIRVINRLPEKTSVHWHGLIVPNNMDGVPPIEPSPFIEPGHYFDYHYTIINPPVRICIILMSTLLSKIMRGY
- a CDS encoding multicopper oxidase domain-containing protein; amino-acid sequence: MYHSHVNVAVQDNAGLLGGFIVEDPNMQNIPKTRDYLCLLQEWAVDALPWGDLTKGIYNLTFIKPESNFFTINGKCYPFTKPLLVAYGDTVRVRFGNIQMHHHPMHLHGHQFRVVGADGFPIAEHNQICKNTILVASGETWDISFLANNPGIWPFHCHMPHHVTNNGAPGVGGMFMTVDYC
- a CDS encoding phosphotransferase family protein, which produces MILGNPIARGNTAKIYLSDNKIVKVYNDFLPDTESINEAKKQKYAYSCGLSVPKILEVTKINGEQAIIMEYVKGETLGDLMLKDKEKAEYYMDISVEMQLEIHSIIPDSIELMYEKLHRQIETANKLNKRQKSYLLKKLDSFTYENRLCHGDFHLFNLIMTDNKVVVIDWVDSSAGDIRADIYRTYLLYSQFSSELADMYLRLYCEKSGLVRSEVFHWAPIIAGARLSESVSSENSERLMEIINRYFPL